A DNA window from Luteolibacter luteus contains the following coding sequences:
- a CDS encoding HEAT repeat domain-containing protein, with the protein MKTGLSLEETITLFLDESTDLHQRRFHVYRLAREGTPESIAALRKIFDSAPAGHKIYMAGLIGRSGNPHAKDWLKPLLSDPNEAIVRAAIRGLGVLGGDDVSRKLDLILKDGTRPQAVRVQAAITLGSMGSAAATDALLEAFSENPSDELMAEILHGLGKTRYHEVAPVFETLIASREAPLELRAVAVEALSESSSDAIPYLIEVAGHHEEPDLRASAAWAVSAHGSAGYLAPRLMDLAETEPEAEVRRRLYEAMLSQASLPADRVLSAALKEDEPATRIAGFNAAGQVAGRMPGSKAAAVFDAEIIPELLRTANQPNSLNLRMRAVFALRRANTPAARQALKTLSHCDAPQISTAARNGLRTSNP; encoded by the coding sequence ATGAAGACCGGCCTCTCGCTGGAAGAAACCATCACGCTGTTTCTGGACGAGAGCACCGATCTTCACCAGCGCCGCTTTCATGTGTACCGACTGGCCCGGGAAGGCACTCCTGAATCCATTGCCGCCCTTCGAAAGATCTTCGATTCCGCGCCTGCCGGGCACAAGATCTACATGGCGGGCCTAATTGGACGAAGCGGCAATCCCCACGCCAAAGATTGGCTTAAACCCCTCCTTAGCGATCCCAATGAAGCTATCGTTCGGGCTGCGATCCGCGGCTTGGGAGTTCTGGGAGGCGACGATGTTTCCCGGAAGCTCGACTTGATACTCAAAGATGGGACCCGCCCCCAAGCAGTGCGGGTCCAAGCCGCGATCACACTCGGATCCATGGGATCTGCAGCAGCCACAGATGCGTTACTGGAGGCCTTCTCGGAAAACCCTTCGGACGAATTGATGGCGGAGATCCTTCATGGCTTGGGCAAGACCAGATACCATGAAGTCGCACCGGTCTTCGAGACACTCATCGCTTCAAGGGAAGCGCCGCTAGAACTCCGCGCAGTGGCAGTGGAAGCTTTGTCCGAATCGTCGAGCGATGCCATTCCTTACCTCATTGAAGTGGCCGGCCATCATGAGGAACCGGATCTTCGCGCTTCTGCAGCGTGGGCCGTTAGCGCCCATGGTTCCGCGGGTTATCTCGCGCCGCGCTTGATGGATCTAGCAGAAACAGAGCCGGAAGCCGAGGTGAGGCGCAGGCTTTATGAAGCGATGCTGTCGCAAGCTTCCCTGCCTGCGGACCGGGTGCTGTCCGCAGCGCTGAAAGAGGATGAGCCCGCAACAAGGATCGCGGGTTTCAATGCGGCCGGCCAGGTGGCAGGGCGAATGCCCGGCTCCAAAGCAGCAGCTGTCTTCGACGCCGAAATCATCCCCGAACTTCTTCGCACGGCGAACCAGCCGAACAGCCTGAATCTCCGGATGCGCGCCGTTTTCGCGCTCCGCCGGGCGAACACTCCGGCCGCGCGACAGGCGTTGAAGACGCTTTCCCATTGTGACGCGCCGCAAATCTCAACCGCGGCGAGAAACGGCTTGAGGACCTCAAACCCTTGA
- a CDS encoding HEAT repeat domain-containing protein, translated as MNRRANFLTGCSLAILAAALVWVPPRESVVKPADSRAKSLIRAAPGADRVRADPNSSGGLPAPQLSPHAPDSNEHDLWIAQRCQAIESMAWENDDASLKNILAELRNPEAEIREAALGAVVTFGSKAAIPHLEDLARTTEDPAEKLSLLKTAENLKIPSATEYFAKAKKKNDLPQGN; from the coding sequence ATGAACCGACGCGCCAATTTTCTCACCGGCTGCAGCCTCGCAATTCTGGCCGCTGCACTGGTGTGGGTCCCCCCCCGGGAGTCCGTCGTGAAGCCGGCGGATTCCCGCGCAAAGAGTTTGATCCGCGCGGCCCCCGGTGCGGATCGAGTGCGGGCAGACCCGAACTCCTCGGGCGGCCTGCCCGCACCCCAACTCTCGCCCCATGCCCCGGACTCGAATGAGCACGACTTGTGGATTGCGCAGCGCTGCCAAGCGATCGAGTCCATGGCCTGGGAAAACGACGATGCGTCCCTAAAAAACATCCTCGCCGAACTGCGAAATCCCGAAGCCGAGATCCGGGAAGCGGCCCTCGGCGCGGTGGTGACCTTCGGCAGCAAGGCGGCCATTCCTCACTTGGAGGACCTGGCGCGCACCACGGAGGATCCCGCGGAAAAGCTCTCCCTGCTGAAGACCGCGGAGAACTTGAAGATCCCCTCCGCCACCGAGTATTTCGCCAAGGCAAAGAAGAAGAACGATCTCCCCCAAGGAAACTGA
- a CDS encoding FdhF/YdeP family oxidoreductase — MSEAFKEPKTGAAGMRAVVEAMKQTIGKAGLGRGTKALLELNQMGGFDCPSCAWPDPDHHRSVAEFCENGAKAVASEAMKHTIGRDFFAKHSVAELMGQTDAWHDLQGRLGEPMLLTEGASHYEPVSWDEAFAMIAEELHGLASPNEAIFYTSGRASNEAAFLYQLFVRAYGTNNLPDCSNMCHESSGLALKEAIGVGKGTVTLDDFLEAETIICVGQNPGTNHPRMLSTQELAVKKGAKLVAINPLKEAGLLSFMQPQHLTGLLGRGTALASTYLQVKVNGDMALFRGIAKSLIAAGNTDKDFIRRHASNYEEYRRSVEETSWDEIEALSGIDRLEIESLALSISSGSNKLITCWAMGLTQHRNAVATIREIANVHLLLGAVGKPGAGLCPVRGHSNVQGDRTVGIFEKMPESFLAALERQAGVPIPRAHGFDTVASILAMKEGRGKVFFALGGNFAQATPDTAFTAEALRRCRLTCHVSTKLNRSHLIHGRRALILPCLGRSERDEGPLGPRFVTTENSMGVVQSSQGKLSPASEDLLSETEIVARLAEVTLGDRGAVRWRWLAEDYDRIRNWIEAVVPGFDRYNDRVREHGGFYLPNAAKERRWNTENGMANFSAASIDAFEVKPGRYLLQTLRSHDQFNTTVYGLDDRYRGISGMRDIIFLNPEDLNVLGVKPGQRVDVTSHWEDGERHLNGFRAIPYEMPRGLAAAYFPEANVLVPVGHVAKGSNTPASKSIEVSITPSRG, encoded by the coding sequence GTGAGTGAAGCGTTCAAGGAGCCGAAGACAGGGGCCGCGGGAATGCGGGCGGTGGTGGAGGCGATGAAGCAAACCATCGGCAAAGCCGGGCTGGGACGCGGCACCAAGGCGCTGCTGGAACTCAACCAGATGGGCGGCTTCGATTGCCCGAGCTGCGCGTGGCCGGACCCGGATCATCATCGCTCGGTCGCCGAATTTTGCGAGAACGGCGCGAAGGCCGTGGCGTCGGAAGCGATGAAGCATACGATCGGCCGGGATTTCTTCGCGAAACATTCCGTGGCTGAACTGATGGGGCAGACGGATGCCTGGCACGATCTTCAGGGCCGCTTGGGAGAACCGATGCTGCTGACGGAGGGCGCGAGCCACTACGAGCCGGTGAGCTGGGATGAAGCCTTCGCGATGATCGCGGAGGAACTTCACGGACTGGCCTCGCCGAACGAAGCCATCTTTTACACCTCCGGCCGGGCGAGCAACGAGGCGGCCTTCCTCTACCAACTCTTCGTGCGGGCCTATGGGACGAACAATCTGCCCGATTGCTCGAACATGTGCCACGAGTCGAGCGGGCTCGCTTTGAAGGAAGCTATCGGCGTCGGCAAAGGCACCGTGACACTTGATGATTTCCTGGAGGCCGAAACCATCATCTGCGTGGGGCAGAACCCCGGGACCAATCACCCGCGCATGCTCAGCACGCAGGAACTGGCGGTGAAGAAGGGCGCGAAGCTGGTGGCGATCAATCCGCTCAAGGAGGCAGGCCTACTTTCCTTCATGCAGCCACAGCATCTCACCGGGTTGTTGGGAAGGGGCACGGCTCTCGCCTCGACCTATCTGCAGGTAAAGGTGAACGGCGACATGGCGCTCTTTCGGGGCATCGCCAAGTCCCTGATCGCGGCAGGAAATACCGACAAGGATTTCATCAGGCGCCACGCTTCCAACTACGAAGAATATCGTCGATCCGTCGAAGAGACTTCTTGGGACGAGATCGAGGCGCTATCCGGAATCGATCGGCTGGAGATCGAGTCGCTCGCCCTCAGCATCTCCTCAGGCAGCAACAAGCTGATCACTTGCTGGGCAATGGGGCTGACCCAACACCGCAACGCCGTCGCCACCATCCGCGAGATCGCGAATGTCCACCTGCTACTGGGAGCGGTGGGCAAGCCGGGAGCAGGCCTCTGCCCAGTGCGGGGCCACAGCAACGTGCAGGGGGATCGCACGGTAGGCATCTTCGAAAAGATGCCGGAAAGTTTTTTGGCCGCCTTGGAACGACAGGCAGGCGTCCCCATCCCGCGGGCGCATGGCTTCGATACGGTAGCCTCGATCCTCGCGATGAAGGAAGGGCGCGGAAAGGTATTCTTCGCACTGGGCGGCAATTTCGCTCAAGCGACGCCGGACACGGCTTTCACCGCTGAAGCACTGCGCCGATGCCGCCTGACCTGCCATGTCTCAACCAAGCTGAACCGCAGCCACTTGATCCACGGCCGCCGCGCCTTGATCCTGCCATGCCTGGGGAGGAGCGAGCGCGATGAGGGGCCCCTAGGGCCACGCTTTGTGACGACGGAGAACTCGATGGGCGTCGTGCAATCCTCCCAAGGCAAGCTTTCTCCCGCTTCTGAAGACCTGCTGAGTGAAACGGAAATCGTTGCCCGTTTGGCTGAAGTGACACTCGGTGATCGCGGTGCCGTCCGATGGCGCTGGCTGGCGGAGGATTACGATCGCATCCGAAATTGGATCGAGGCGGTGGTCCCTGGCTTCGACCGCTACAATGATCGGGTCCGCGAACATGGCGGCTTCTACCTGCCGAATGCCGCCAAGGAGCGCCGCTGGAACACGGAAAACGGAATGGCGAACTTCTCCGCCGCATCCATCGACGCCTTTGAAGTCAAGCCGGGGCGTTACCTCCTGCAGACCCTGAGAAGCCACGACCAGTTCAACACCACGGTCTATGGCCTGGACGATCGCTACCGAGGCATTTCGGGCATGCGGGACATCATTTTCCTCAATCCGGAAGATCTGAACGTCCTCGGTGTGAAGCCCGGCCAGCGGGTGGATGTGACCAGCCATTGGGAGGATGGCGAGCGACACTTGAACGGCTTTCGCGCGATTCCCTACGAGATGCCGCGCGGCTTGGCAGCGGCCTACTTCCCGGAGGCGAACGTGCTGGTGCCAGTAGGCCATGTGGCAAAGGGTAGCAATACCCCCGCAAGCAAAAGCATCGAGGTGAGCATCACACCGTCACGAGGATGA